From one Leptospira dzoumogneensis genomic stretch:
- the ispG gene encoding (E)-4-hydroxy-3-methylbut-2-enyl-diphosphate synthase produces the protein MNFRYNHSPFSYQRRRTREVKVGDIGIGGNNPIRIQSMITADTRDTENSVRQILELEAAGCEIVRLTVPSQPDADNLPNIRKELKKLGSKVPLVADIHFTPSVAMKSVEWVEKVRINPGNFADKKKFAVRDYTDLEYKEELERISEVFSPLVLRCKELGVSMRIGTNHGSLSDRIMNKYGDTPQGMVESAIEFIRIAESLSYKDIIVSMKASNPQVMVQAYRLLCSRFMELQMDYPLHLGVTEAGDGKDGRIKSAIGIGSLLEDGLGDTIRVSLTEDPIHEVPVARLLADKYNKLRFPETQSQGYSEFRNPYSYQRFYSRPIQVGSLSLGENHAVRIESVLPFGSESGFSQELASLKNYARSRSLELEMVSVPLPTDEFLREECISAVKTSSVPMGVIVEQNELLLEDILEDLIPFPKVTVDPFHHFQNRDSLLEFLHKREGKGITELNVQAYQIESLKGLPEEFKNAGIGSVAFSIQTFHILHDYRKLARILSDFDYPIFLSTEYPDMDTALYESSIGIGGMLTDGIGDMLRIKVIDSEPEAVLQLGFDILQATRLRLTKTEYISCPSCGRTLFDLQTTTARIKEKTGHLKGVKIAVMGCIVNGPGEMADADFGYVGAGPGKVHLYRGKEIVLKNVPSEEADERLVQLIKDSGMWMERESVTTL, from the coding sequence ATGAACTTCCGATACAATCATTCTCCATTCTCTTACCAACGCCGCAGGACCAGAGAGGTAAAAGTAGGAGATATTGGGATCGGCGGAAATAATCCGATCCGCATCCAATCTATGATCACTGCGGATACGAGAGATACCGAAAACTCAGTCAGACAAATTCTGGAACTGGAAGCAGCGGGTTGTGAGATCGTTCGATTGACTGTACCTTCTCAACCGGACGCGGATAACTTACCTAATATTCGTAAGGAACTTAAAAAGTTAGGAAGTAAGGTGCCTCTAGTTGCGGACATCCATTTTACTCCGAGCGTTGCAATGAAATCCGTAGAATGGGTGGAGAAGGTCCGTATCAATCCGGGCAACTTCGCCGATAAGAAAAAATTCGCAGTCAGAGATTATACGGATCTAGAATACAAAGAAGAATTAGAAAGGATCTCCGAAGTATTCAGTCCACTCGTACTTCGTTGTAAAGAGTTGGGAGTCTCTATGAGAATAGGGACCAACCACGGTTCCTTATCGGACCGTATTATGAATAAATACGGAGACACACCGCAGGGAATGGTGGAGTCGGCGATAGAATTTATTCGGATCGCAGAAAGTCTTTCTTATAAAGATATTATAGTAAGCATGAAAGCCTCCAATCCGCAAGTGATGGTCCAGGCTTATAGATTATTATGCAGCCGATTCATGGAATTACAGATGGATTATCCGCTGCATCTAGGAGTGACCGAAGCAGGAGACGGAAAAGACGGAAGGATCAAATCCGCAATCGGTATAGGCTCTCTTTTAGAAGACGGACTAGGCGACACTATCAGAGTTTCCTTAACGGAAGATCCGATCCACGAAGTTCCAGTCGCAAGATTACTCGCAGATAAATATAATAAACTTAGATTTCCGGAAACACAAAGCCAAGGATATTCCGAATTCAGAAACCCTTACTCCTACCAAAGATTTTACAGCAGACCGATCCAAGTAGGAAGTCTTTCCCTTGGAGAAAACCATGCGGTTCGGATCGAATCGGTATTACCTTTCGGATCCGAAAGTGGATTTTCGCAGGAGCTCGCTTCCCTTAAAAATTATGCAAGATCCAGATCGTTAGAATTGGAAATGGTTTCAGTACCTTTGCCTACGGACGAATTCCTGAGAGAAGAATGTATTTCCGCAGTTAAAACCTCATCCGTTCCTATGGGAGTCATAGTAGAACAAAACGAATTATTACTCGAAGACATATTAGAAGACCTAATCCCTTTTCCTAAAGTAACAGTGGATCCGTTCCATCATTTCCAAAACAGGGATTCTTTATTAGAATTTTTGCATAAAAGAGAAGGTAAAGGGATCACCGAACTAAACGTCCAAGCCTACCAAATCGAAAGCCTAAAAGGACTTCCTGAAGAATTTAAGAATGCAGGAATAGGATCGGTAGCATTCTCCATCCAAACCTTTCATATATTACACGATTACAGAAAACTCGCACGTATACTCAGCGATTTTGATTATCCGATCTTCTTGAGCACGGAATATCCCGATATGGATACTGCATTGTACGAATCTTCCATCGGGATCGGCGGAATGTTGACCGACGGTATCGGAGACATGCTTCGTATCAAAGTAATCGACAGTGAACCGGAAGCGGTATTACAACTAGGGTTTGATATACTACAAGCAACCAGATTAAGACTTACAAAAACGGAATATATCTCCTGCCCTTCCTGCGGGAGGACCCTATTCGATCTGCAAACCACAACCGCGCGAATCAAAGAAAAAACAGGCCATCTAAAAGGGGTCAAGATAGCAGTCATGGGCTGTATCGTAAACGGCCCCGGAGAAATGGCGGATGCAGATTTCGGCTACGTAGGTGCGGGCCCTGGCAAAGTGCATTTATATCGCGGAAAAGAAATCGTACTCAAAAACGTTCCTTCCGAAGAAGCGGATGAAAGACTCGTCCAGCTGATTAAAGATTCTGGAATGTGGATGGAAAGAGAGTCAGTGACAACATTATAA
- a CDS encoding DUF1566 domain-containing protein, which produces METSLLLGLTSSSSPSDLTPFLVPDSNQTVCSDSSGTSRPCSGTGEDGEFLNTPAPYSLQIQDGGTTVLEESSRLIWQRCSFGTNWNGTTCQGSPLNLYWQAADEYCSSLTLAGRNWRLPTAREASLFGDFSQVNAVSAVYFPNTSVNTHWASTPVTSFFGRYSAYSNGEIGQSDQNNGLKVRCVSGPKIPQANFTDLGNGTVKEESTGLLIKKCAQGQTDDSNCTGTPTVFNWQQALDACNNLDFAGRTDWRLPTAREAYFHSEPSYGTIDLPFDYFPNNTQASNAWTSTSTSYFTHAYTQNSFSLVVVSKTNTTATRARCVAGP; this is translated from the coding sequence TTGGAAACATCTCTATTATTAGGCCTAACAAGCTCCTCTAGTCCTAGTGATCTAACTCCATTTTTAGTACCTGATTCCAATCAAACAGTTTGTTCCGATTCCAGCGGAACTTCTCGCCCTTGCTCCGGAACCGGAGAGGACGGCGAATTTCTGAATACTCCTGCTCCTTATTCCTTGCAGATCCAAGACGGGGGAACCACCGTTCTAGAGGAAAGTTCTAGATTAATTTGGCAAAGATGTTCCTTCGGTACGAATTGGAACGGGACTACTTGCCAGGGAAGTCCGTTAAATTTGTATTGGCAGGCGGCGGATGAATACTGTTCTTCCTTAACTTTAGCGGGGCGAAATTGGAGACTTCCTACTGCAAGAGAAGCTTCTTTATTCGGAGATTTCTCTCAGGTTAATGCAGTTTCCGCAGTTTATTTCCCGAATACTTCTGTAAATACCCATTGGGCATCCACACCGGTTACTTCTTTTTTTGGAAGATATTCCGCATATAGCAACGGTGAGATCGGCCAATCAGATCAAAATAATGGATTAAAAGTCAGATGTGTTTCCGGTCCGAAAATCCCTCAGGCAAATTTTACCGATCTAGGAAATGGAACCGTTAAGGAAGAAAGTACGGGACTATTGATAAAAAAATGTGCACAAGGACAGACGGATGACTCTAATTGCACCGGCACACCGACCGTTTTCAACTGGCAGCAAGCTTTAGACGCATGTAATAATTTGGATTTTGCGGGTAGAACCGATTGGAGATTGCCTACAGCAAGAGAAGCATATTTTCATTCCGAGCCTAGCTATGGAACCATAGATCTACCTTTTGATTATTTCCCTAATAATACGCAGGCTTCTAACGCATGGACTTCCACAAGTACCAGTTATTTCACTCACGCATACACACAGAATTCGTTCTCTTTAGTTGTGGTTTCTAAAACGAATACAACGGCGACGAGAGCCCGCTGCGTAGCAGGTCCTTGA
- a CDS encoding C45 family autoproteolytic acyltransferase/hydolase, whose translation MNSETYPLAVIQLKGSQEEMGRQFGEIMNEIGQFEPIFDFYPVMARNLLLGSLPRSNRNFLAKGATSLLVNWMSRRMMKHRPAEFSARTIAALTSAGRSAKLEKELFTMDSFQNSVGFLGMIQILPELAHMSPGRSPQMIPACTSVAVWGDQSQDGKLYHARNFDFPGVEVWDKRPIVVFCTPEKGLRYGYIACRGADVPGITAFNEAGLTIAFHTRFHKKIGFNGLGVIDFGHKIISEARSIEEAVSISKKHKINSTWGLIVTNHKEKGPKAAIIETNYGNVDVVYPNLGKDHIVNTNHYQSEKLQEGEIMAAPVFYHHCISRFDRAEQLLSSQKKKKGTSVVDLQDLLDDTIDCSSGEVRTMGSTIRQITSVKSVVMSAEARKIFVSVGTAPTSSGPYMEIPMAWGEPGYKLLDLSDSKKTKGKKVPKSKNPKVGSAIRHYKKAMLINDDPGMGGIDDILLELQKANEEFTGKDPSILFLEAILYLEKGNLNKAAFLLEQAESLETSSFRKQQSALWLARTQSVLGKQKIADHFYDKIKNSKTEFSTQVWKQKVFQDKGKYSAKKLRQVSPNFIIVEANEL comes from the coding sequence ATGAATTCGGAAACGTATCCACTAGCAGTAATACAACTCAAGGGTTCCCAGGAAGAGATGGGAAGACAATTCGGCGAGATCATGAATGAGATCGGGCAGTTTGAACCGATCTTCGATTTTTATCCTGTGATGGCCCGAAATCTTTTGCTCGGGAGTTTGCCTCGCAGCAATCGGAATTTTTTGGCGAAGGGAGCGACTTCACTTCTAGTAAATTGGATGTCTCGGCGGATGATGAAACATAGACCTGCTGAGTTTTCTGCGAGGACGATTGCTGCTCTGACTTCTGCGGGTCGTTCTGCGAAATTGGAAAAGGAACTTTTTACTATGGATTCTTTCCAGAACTCTGTCGGGTTTTTGGGTATGATCCAAATTCTTCCGGAACTCGCGCATATGAGTCCGGGTAGAAGTCCTCAGATGATCCCTGCATGTACAAGCGTTGCTGTTTGGGGAGATCAAAGTCAGGACGGTAAATTATATCATGCACGCAATTTTGATTTTCCTGGTGTAGAAGTTTGGGACAAACGTCCGATCGTTGTCTTCTGCACTCCTGAAAAAGGTTTACGTTACGGTTATATTGCATGCAGAGGCGCGGATGTTCCCGGGATCACTGCATTCAATGAGGCAGGTCTCACGATCGCGTTCCATACTCGCTTTCATAAGAAGATAGGCTTTAACGGTTTGGGTGTGATCGACTTCGGCCATAAGATCATTTCGGAAGCAAGATCGATTGAAGAAGCCGTTAGTATTTCTAAAAAACATAAGATCAATTCTACCTGGGGTTTGATCGTTACGAATCATAAGGAGAAGGGACCGAAAGCCGCGATCATCGAGACCAATTACGGGAATGTGGATGTGGTTTATCCTAATTTAGGAAAAGATCATATTGTTAACACGAATCATTACCAAAGTGAAAAGTTACAGGAAGGGGAGATCATGGCGGCTCCCGTTTTCTATCACCATTGTATCAGTCGTTTTGATAGAGCGGAACAACTTCTTTCTTCTCAAAAGAAGAAGAAGGGGACCAGTGTTGTAGATCTTCAGGATCTTCTGGATGACACTATCGATTGTTCCAGCGGAGAAGTTCGCACAATGGGATCCACGATCCGTCAGATCACTTCCGTAAAATCCGTGGTTATGAGTGCAGAAGCTCGTAAAATTTTTGTCTCTGTCGGCACCGCTCCTACTAGCAGCGGTCCTTATATGGAAATTCCTATGGCTTGGGGAGAACCTGGTTATAAACTTTTGGATCTTTCGGACTCTAAGAAAACTAAAGGGAAGAAGGTTCCGAAGTCTAAAAATCCTAAGGTGGGATCGGCGATCCGACATTATAAAAAAGCAATGCTGATCAATGACGATCCCGGCATGGGAGGGATAGACGATATTCTTCTAGAATTACAAAAGGCGAACGAAGAATTTACGGGCAAGGATCCTTCTATCCTATTCTTAGAAGCAATTTTATATCTGGAAAAAGGAAATCTGAATAAGGCTGCGTTCTTATTGGAACAAGCGGAAAGTTTGGAGACTTCTTCTTTCAGAAAACAGCAAAGTGCATTGTGGCTGGCAAGGACTCAGTCGGTTTTGGGTAAACAAAAGATAGCGGATCATTTCTACGATAAGATCAAAAATTCTAAAACGGAATTTTCTACTCAGGTTTGGAAACAGAAAGTTTTCCAAGATAAGGGTAAATATTCCGCTAAAAAATTGAGACAGGTGTCTCCGAATTTTATTATCGTAGAGGCGAACGAGCTGTAA
- a CDS encoding AraC family transcriptional regulator: MEYLHLFFLKFLQFGAGAAFLYAYLEIIRPGSGNRILVLIMILTGTILLRYSWYLQDDLLEFPYLFIFLHTSVISVGPLIYTYIRSFLETEEESPKEKLLRYGLHFSPVLLFTVFECIFFSQDSTELKAQVIQGSKEFRLDWAHLGSFIASVQVSVYSLFCLYLYHKVSKKYEMYELKLVWLVLLLPVFANSLIGTAYFLKNKYLFDLGASLICIMVFLLFLVRERHPGFFSEISEVIQSAKYQNTPLLSKEIETANSKLKELLETKNLYRDSELRLVDLAAELGLNLHQTSRYLNEVHKMNFYELINRYRVQEACKRLIEESESSVLDIAFAVGFNSKSTFHSQFVKFMGISPALYRKEKGSS; the protein is encoded by the coding sequence ATGGAATACCTGCATCTATTTTTCCTGAAATTTCTACAGTTCGGAGCGGGAGCGGCATTTTTATACGCCTATCTGGAAATCATCCGTCCAGGTTCCGGAAATCGGATCTTAGTTCTGATCATGATCCTAACCGGAACAATACTACTCCGATATTCCTGGTATTTGCAGGACGATTTATTAGAATTTCCTTATCTATTTATATTCTTACATACCAGCGTAATATCCGTAGGACCGCTGATCTACACTTACATCCGTTCCTTCTTAGAAACCGAGGAAGAAAGTCCGAAAGAAAAGTTACTCCGCTATGGACTTCATTTTTCTCCCGTTCTATTATTTACAGTCTTCGAATGTATTTTCTTTTCACAAGACAGTACTGAACTGAAGGCCCAGGTAATACAAGGATCCAAAGAATTCAGACTGGATTGGGCCCATTTAGGAAGTTTTATCGCAAGCGTTCAAGTCTCAGTGTATTCCTTATTCTGCCTTTATCTATATCATAAAGTCAGCAAAAAATACGAGATGTACGAATTAAAATTGGTATGGTTAGTATTACTTCTTCCGGTATTCGCGAACAGCCTGATAGGAACTGCTTATTTCCTAAAGAACAAATATTTGTTCGATCTGGGAGCTTCTCTCATTTGTATCATGGTGTTTTTGTTATTCTTGGTAAGAGAAAGACATCCTGGTTTTTTCAGCGAGATCAGCGAAGTCATCCAAAGTGCAAAATACCAAAATACCCCCCTTCTCTCTAAAGAAATAGAAACTGCCAATTCCAAATTAAAAGAACTATTAGAGACCAAAAACTTATACAGAGACAGCGAATTGAGACTGGTGGACCTTGCGGCAGAACTCGGACTAAATTTACACCAAACTTCCAGATACCTAAACGAAGTTCATAAAATGAATTTTTACGAACTAATCAATCGTTATAGAGTGCAAGAAGCCTGTAAACGTCTGATAGAAGAATCAGAAAGTTCGGTTCTAGACATTGCATTTGCAGTCGGCTTTAATTCCAAATCCACCTTCCATTCCCAGTTCGTAAAGTTTATGGGAATTTCACCTGCGTTGTACAGGAAGGAAAAAGGAAGTAGCTAA